The Dehalococcoidales bacterium DNA segment TCTGCTGCCGGTACGAGTAAGTATTTTGAATCGTGCCAGACAAGAGGCGGAATGCCAACAAGCCAGAATTGTCCTGACCTGGAATTCATATCTATTTCTACCTTCCAGATACCCGGAACAGGAGAAACAAAAGCTATTTCGTCTGAGTACCAGTCTTGTTTGTCAAAGTTGAACGGGTATGTAATTCCGTTCGGGTCAGTGAGCTGCCCGTGAGCGGGCCATTTTGAGAAAACGACACTGGCGCCAAAACGAAAATTTACAGTACCTGACGGTACGTAAAAATATTCCGCAGTGCTTCCCCAGTAAGAGGGGGCGTTCATCGGTGGGGTTTCTGCCGGCTGGAAAATATTTCTTGTGGGGTTTGCTATAATTGACGCCGGGCGGTCCGGGACGTCCACGTATAAGGCGCTGCCAACTGGTCTCGAATATGTTGAATGGAGAATATAGGTGCCGGGGAGTGTAGCGTTAAACGTAACAGATGTCCAATCTTCCAGCTTATTCTCAAAACTTTCATAATCTATCAGCAGTCCTGTGGGGTCGTACCACTGTATTACACCTTTACCCTTTACCAGAATATCAATGTTTTCATTACCTTCTGAGGGAACAAGAATGTCTTGAAACCATCCATGCATTACAGGGAGTCTAGGCTCAGCATCACCGAGAGTTTTAAGTTCAATCTCCCGAGGGTTTATATAAGGGGTAAAAAATCCACTAAATGCCGCCAGGGCTTCATTCAGCCATCTCCTGGACTCCACCGCTGTGGGTGGGGTAAAGTCTTTCAGAGCTTCGATTTCCGAAGATGTTAGTCCCCTGTTTTCAAGTTCTTTGCGCAGGTCATTCAGGACATAGTTGGAGGTAACTACATAAAGGTCTTTGATTTTGGTGATAAAGGTATAGAATTTTTTCAACTCATCAAGAGTCAGGTTCGTAATCCCTTTATTGTGCCATAGCCATAAGTAGCGAGTGTAATACTCAAGATAGCGGATACGTTCAATGATTTCGCTGTTGCCTGCCGCTAATGACTCTGCTTCGTCTAAATTTTTAAAAGAAGCTGCCAGGGCGGCATCATCCGTTTCACGGTTTTCAAAGTAGTGTTTCATTACTTGCTTCGCCGGACCAAAGGCCCTGGTATAGAAGTCGTCAAGCAAAAATTCTACGTCTGCATTGGAGTCCCAGAGGAGCTTGCTGATTAGGTAGTAGGTAAGACCGTTCCCGGCCCAACTATCTGACGCTTCGACTTTATACGCTTTGGCGCCGCTGGATGCGTACGTACTTATTTGCCTGACATGGTCAAAATTTATGTCCGGAGAGTCCTGTTCATATACCCAGACATCAAGATAATCATATATGCCAACCTCAGCACCCCGGGAACGCAACCCCTCAATCCGCTGGGTAAGGAGAAGATTAGAGTAGCTATAACCGGTTGTTACAAACGCCAGTAGATTTGGTTCAAGGTCATACGTGGGTACACCTGAATAGATGAAATAGTTAAGCAGTGATACGTATTTACCGGGGAACTCTGTTTTGATGGCTTTAGCTACTTCGTTAGCCAGGTAGAATACCCTGTCAGTGATCAGTTGCACGTTCGTCTGATCATATGGCGGGTTGAATCCCCCGCCGTCCCTTGGAGAGATACAGGCTGCACCCAGACCGAGCGGGTCAATGCTATAAGGTGTTTTCACTGGTGGTTGACTTAGCTGGTCACGGGCATATTGGATGGCTCTGGCAATGACCTCAGGGTTCTCCGGATTCAGTTGCCAGGTGCCGCCGGGTGGGCTGCCAATGAACCAATCTGGATGTTTGGGATATTCAGATATGTCTATTATAGACGAATAGGTGTGTCGACCGGGATATAACGAAGTTCCGGGCATGCGGTTCCTTAAGTTCCAATTATTACTTGCGGTGTGGTTGTAGTTACCTGCTGGCACAATCAGTCTGTAGAAAAAGGAGGGATCCTGAATCTCGTTTAAGGTACCCGGGTCTTCCAGTGATTCAGGTACTACTTCCCAGGCTGGATGTTTAAAGAACCAGCGGACGCCCAGTTTTTCCAATAGAATATAGGCACCATGGCGAGTAGCAGCAGAAGTTTTACCAGTAATGCGGATACCTGCAGCATCCGAGATAATTTTCACGGCTTCATCGCTGCGGCTGGTAAAATCCGGTAGGTCCGGGTTGACATCCAGGCGAATAGCTGAATAACCCGGGTTGCCCTTAACTATCTTCCATACCTTGCCGGACATTTTCTCCAGATATGTCTGAAGCTCATTGGCGGCAGTATCCAGGAATGCGTCAGATGCAGGAAGTATGGATATAGTGTCCATATTATCCCAGCCAGACCACCCACTGGCCTTGGAAACGGGAGTTTTAGGGGGAAACATACTTGTGAAGAAGACGCTCAGGACTATTAGAACGGACAAAATTAGTTTGACAGTAGACAGACTTCTACATTTGAACTTTCCTGATAGATGCATAAGAGTCCTTTCTTTTTTTGACCAACTTGAACAGCCAGCAATACAGTAACAGTGACCGGCACATACTAGCCCGAAGATACTTGCTCCCTTGCTAAGTTACATAACAACAATCTTATATGAAAAGATACGGCGAACCAACAGCCAATCGGCTAATACTGGAGAATCAATTGGTTAGTTATATTAACTCTTGGTTTAAACGCTGAAACTGCCACATTGTTACAGTATAGAAGATTAGTCGGAGATTTCAAAGCCAGGCCTTCCTCGCTACAAGGCAGGAGGTTCAAATATTATGGAACAGAAAGAGCTAAATTTAGCAGGCCAATTAAAAGGATTGTGGCGATATAAGTGGACCGTCACTGTTATGGTATTGGTGGCGATAGTGATAGCCGGAGTTTATGCCATGACCAAACCTCCATTGTACGAGGCTACGGCGACGGTAATGGTAGAAAGTGAACAGCCAAGCTTGTCATTAACGGCAGGACTTGGAATATCTAACCAGCAGGACGTCGGCAATCAAATCGAACTGATGAGAAGTCGTACCGTGCTTGAACGTGCAATTAGCCAGCTTGATCCGGAGAAAGTGTCAGACTCTCAGTATTTAGTTTCGGAAATAAATAAGCTGAGCCATGCTCTTACAATTCAACAAGTAAAAGGCACCAGCCTGCTTGCGG contains these protein-coding regions:
- a CDS encoding DUF4838 domain-containing protein, with product MDTISILPASDAFLDTAANELQTYLEKMSGKVWKIVKGNPGYSAIRLDVNPDLPDFTSRSDEAVKIISDAAGIRITGKTSAATRHGAYILLEKLGVRWFFKHPAWEVVPESLEDPGTLNEIQDPSFFYRLIVPAGNYNHTASNNWNLRNRMPGTSLYPGRHTYSSIIDISEYPKHPDWFIGSPPGGTWQLNPENPEVIARAIQYARDQLSQPPVKTPYSIDPLGLGAACISPRDGGGFNPPYDQTNVQLITDRVFYLANEVAKAIKTEFPGKYVSLLNYFIYSGVPTYDLEPNLLAFVTTGYSYSNLLLTQRIEGLRSRGAEVGIYDYLDVWVYEQDSPDINFDHVRQISTYASSGAKAYKVEASDSWAGNGLTYYLISKLLWDSNADVEFLLDDFYTRAFGPAKQVMKHYFENRETDDAALAASFKNLDEAESLAAGNSEIIERIRYLEYYTRYLWLWHNKGITNLTLDELKKFYTFITKIKDLYVVTSNYVLNDLRKELENRGLTSSEIEALKDFTPPTAVESRRWLNEALAAFSGFFTPYINPREIELKTLGDAEPRLPVMHGWFQDILVPSEGNENIDILVKGKGVIQWYDPTGLLIDYESFENKLEDWTSVTFNATLPGTYILHSTYSRPVGSALYVDVPDRPASIIANPTRNIFQPAETPPMNAPSYWGSTAEYFYVPSGTVNFRFGASVVFSKWPAHGQLTDPNGITYPFNFDKQDWYSDEIAFVSPVPGIWKVEIDMNSRSGQFWLVGIPPLVWHDSKYLLVPAADSSPPLPVPPTPPSSGGSGGGGGGVPLNSKPVADDQIVGTDENTPVSFTLTASDPNGDTLTYAIVSSPFKGTLSDTPPVLTYTPDPAFTGSDNFTYITSDGQTTSNTATVSITVNSVNKPPIAINQSAVTDLNKPVDIVLGASDADGDTLVYNLVTMPTHGTLSGPTLSLVTYTPDAAFTGSDNFTFTASDGKSTSNTANVSITVRQVNGLPVAFNHDLVTGSDTTLYIVVSASDPDDDALTYAIVNSPSFGILSGALPSVTYNPNPAFTGSDMFTFTASDGKSTSNTATVIITVNRSNRLPSANDQNVTITGNTPTDIILNAFDSDGDSLTYAITNGPSNGTLSGSLPFVTYIPNRDFQGSDSFTFTASDGEATSEPAVVTIIGNGENPAFVIPFIGLGKSGNLPVIFAVPPTILVVALAGVLSYRYARRSVKRYKRPKLTMLSFVQRVLDSRKFKD